Genomic DNA from Harpia harpyja isolate bHarHar1 chromosome 13, bHarHar1 primary haplotype, whole genome shotgun sequence:
CCACGGCCACCGCCGCCTGCCCTCGGCCCCCGTCCGGCCCCGCGGTGACCCTCGCCTCCTCTTTGTCAACGCGGGCATGAACCAGGtgcttccccccacctccaccgGCCTGCGTTCGGCCCGGGGCTCCGGCTTTCGCCGCCTGCGGCCCGCCCCCGCAGGTCCCCTCCACCGGCTTCCCGGGCCCGCCGCGTCTTGGGATAGCCCCTTTCACGGAGGTCTCCTGCGGTGGGATGGGGTCCCGCGCGGGCTTAtccccccgctgccctccggTTCGCCTCTCGTAGCGCCGTGTCTGTGTTTCAGGAGGCCCAGGCACCGCTCCCAGCGCTGGGTGGCATCTAGCAACAGCGTGTGTTTCTCTGCCTTGATTTCTAGTTCAAGCCCATTTTCCTGGGCACGGCGCACCCCCGGAGCGAACTGGCACAGCACCGGCGGGTGGTGAACAGCCAGAAGTGCGTGCGGGCGGGTGGGAAGCACAACGACTTGGAGGATGTGGGCCGCGATACTTACCATCACACATTCTTCGAGATGCTGGGGAACTGGTCCTTTGGGGATTACTTTAAGGTAAGGCAATAGGAGCAAACCCTCTCCAGGGGGAAATGCGGCCTTTTTTTCAGAGCTGGGCTGTAGTGCCACAGGACTGTCTGCAGAAGGCATTTTGGTAAGCTCCAAATTATGTTTTGGGAGCTCTGTGGCCTGGAGCAGAGGCAGTCAGGTGGTGTGCTGAATCACTAAATGTGCCCTGCAGACTCTTAAAGCGCTCAGCCTTTTGAAGCTGTGAACAACAGACACAAATCAAAGTTCTTTGTGTGAATGCCAGTGTTGACCATTTAATGTGGTGAAAGAGGTTTCCTGTTCATTTAATGCTTGTTACTAGAAAGtttgaaaagggaagaaggatAAAGGATGCTAGTTGTTTTGCTAgtgaatacattttttccttggaaagaaaataatacatgTAACTCTGCTAGTAAGCACGTGGCTGTAGACCATGCTGCGAACCTGAGGGTCTCCCAACaatttaaaaatgtcagtttttcACAGGCAGGAGTGAGCTGTCTTGCTCGCCTGACCCTCATCCTGCTCTTTGCAGTGCACCTTAAAATTTGAAAGGGAGAGAGCAGCTGAAATTAACTTCTTTGGTGTTTGACTTCCATTCTAAAGAGCCTTCCTGCATCACTATGCATCCTGGATTACTGTGCTTTGCTTattttccctgcctgctcaggAGGAGGCATGTAGCATGGCCTGGGAGCTCTTGACAGAGGTCTATGAGATTCCCAAAGATCGTCTCTACGTCACCTATTTTGCTGGAGACTCCTCACTGGGACTGAGCGCAGATGAGGAGTGCAGGGATGTCTGGCTCTGCCTGGGGTAAGTGTGTTAGAGAAGAGATTCTGAGCAGGAGATGCTGACATTTCAGTCTCTGTAGTCTCCCATTTGCTATTTAGTTGATGGGAATCAGATGTAGGGGCCAAAAGTTGTGTCTTAAATTCATTtcgtttctggttttgtttgggcTGTTAAAAGTCAGCTGGGCTCTGAGTGCTATGGGGCACTTGACCTTTAAGCTGTTTCTCAGATGTTATCAATCTGGGGGGCTGCGTACCTAAGACTAGCTGGCCTAGGTGAAGTGTGTGAAGGATCTCtgatccttttcttcctctccatcaTGAGCTGTGGAGAGTACATTTACTGAAGCTAGCAATGGCTGCTTCAGTGTGAGGATGAAGCTGTTGCAGAGAGCACTTCCGTGCTTTGGGAGCTTGTTCCAGGCTGTATGTGGGCTTTGAACCCAAGGCAGCCAGTTCTGTGCCACTGTTGGTGTTCAGCCTTGTCCACTGTGATCAGGTCTTAGCTCTGCTGGAGTTCCTTCCAAGGAGGAAGGTGGCTCCACAGACCCAGTAGAGAGCCTGCCTCTGTCAGCAGGAGCCAGACTGTGTTTGCCAGCTATTCTGGGCAGTGAGTAGGATCCTGTCTGGTTTGGTCCAGCTTGTTCCTGCTAAGGAGAGTAACTCTGTGTGAACAGAAGCAAAGGAATCCTAATGTGTTTGGTTACTGAGTTGTAGTAGTCAGAAAGGATTCCTCCCTTCCAACTTTCTTTGTGATCTAGGCTACTATGTGCTTTGTGTGCATGCCCCAGCACTGCCACCTCTGTTTGCCTTTCCAGGGTGCCTGCCAGTCACGTGCTTCCTTTTCCATTGAAGGACAACTTCTGGGAGATGGGGGACACAGGTCCCTGTGGACCCTGCACAGAGATCCACTATGACCACGTGGGTGGTGGCAGAAATGCTGCGGCACTGGTGAACCAGGGCAGCCCCGATGTAGTGGAGATCTGGAACCTGGTCTTCATGCAGTATAGCAGGTACCAGGCATCTGGTCTGAATTCCAGAGCCTTTCCTGCTTGTGTGACTCCAGAATCATACATGTATATTTTCAGACATCTCACTGCTTTCTGGGAGGTGGCAGTACAGGAGCAAGAGGGAAGCTGTGGAGATGTGTCCAGTGTGGCTCTTGGTCCCCTTTGCTTTATTTGTCCTGTCCTCCTTCAACCTCTGCTGCCTGTTCTCCCTCACTGCTGCATCCCAGAGGTCTCTTGAGGTCTGCAGCAGGCCGGAGAAacctgcagaaggaggagaaggccGTGGGCCCCTGTTCAGGGAAGGCCTTTTTCCCTACGTTACAGTCTATCCTGGCTATCTGATGGTCAGATCCTGGCTGCCTGACAGTGCTGAGGCAGGCTGCTGTTAGTTTGTCCCTGAGCTTCCTTTTGTGGGGTCACCTGCTGTTTCCATCCCCTGTCACTCTCCCATTCTCTTTGACTCACCTGCTCCTTTTCTTTGCCCCTGAAGTGACCCTGGCTtctcttttgccttttatttttcctgggtgGCTGACAGAGAGGTGGAGGGGAATCTGCTTCCCTTGCCGCAGCACCATGTGGATACAGGAATGGGCCTGGAGAGGCTGGTGACAGTTCTGCAGAACAAACACTCCAACTATGACACAGATCTCTTCACTCCCATCTTGGATGCCATTCACAAGGTGATGGTGCTTCTGCTCAGAGTCACAGCTAAGCAGAAGCTCCTTGAATGCAGACTGCTTGTCTGGTACCATAGTACAGCCTTCTCTACACATGTTACTGTGCAGTATTTTGAGACAGGAGTTGTGTCCAGCCAGGTCCAGAGCAGCATTCTAGGGAAACTGGGGAGAATTCCAGGTTGAAAATCTGCTGGGGTATCAGCACTGCTGATCCATTTTTCCTCCAAAGCTTCTTAAATTCCTCAGTGCCAGGACATTGGCTGACCTGTCTTAGGTACAGAAGTCTTTGTATATAATGCTCTGGAAGGATTTAATGAGTACATCTTAGATGCACAAGGTTCAGAGGTAGTTGAGAAACATGATGTCAAGTGTAGCTGGGTGCCTCTTGCACTGaaattttttcctcctgcagccaTTAATTTCTGCTGATCTGTCTGCTTACTTTCACTTTTAGGGCTGCGGGGGGCCCAGATACCAAGGCCTGGTCGGGGATGCTGATGTTGGGCATGTGAATATGGCCTACCGTGTGGTGGCAGATCACGTGCGCGCCTTGTGCGTGTGCATCACTGATGGCATCTACCCAGGCTTCTCTGGAGCAGAGTAAGGACATAAGGAAATGGCATGGGGTGGAGGGAGTTAGGTCTAGAAATGAGTATGGACAGCCAGGGGAGAGGTTCTGGTGTAAGCCCAAGATGGGGGAGTGCATGAGCTTTGGGGAGGCAGGAAGGTGAGCACCTGGAAGTGGTTCTGATCTGCAGGCTTATCCTTGGATGGTTGTAGAGTATGGGGAGCAGCTGGCCTGTGGCAATAGATGAGgccagaggagctggagggggggctGTGTTGGATGTGGGATCTGGGCAGGGATGCTCACATGGCTGCCTGGCGAATCCTGCCCTGCTTTCAGACTGGTGCTGCGTCGGATCCTGCGCAGGGCTGTCCGCTTTTGCTCTGAAGTCCTTCACGCTCCACCTGGGCTCCTGGCCTCCCTGGTGCCTACTGTAGTGGAAGTGCTGGTGAGTAAAAACTGCTGCCTTGGGGGAAGAAGCATCACACATGTCTATTCAGCCCCATGTCCCTTTCCTGTACACTGTCAGGAGACAATCTTGGATGTAAAGATGCTCCAGGAGGGTGTATCTGGTGCTATGCATCACAGCAGTAAAAAAATCTCTTGTCTCCTGATCATTTGTGATGGGAGGGAGGGGACCTAGTGTGACCAGCAGTACGGTCAGCACAAGTGTGTGTGTAAGTGTATACAAGCACATGTTGCTGTTTCCTGAGGGCAGTGGCTTCCAAGCTGTCATATCTGGTTAAAGCCATCTGGAATTGGTCCCTGTGAGTACTAACAGCATCCTAGAAGACAATGCTTTCTTCCCATTGTAAATGGATGTGTTTGCCAAGAGATGCTGTGCCCCCAAGAGGGGCTAGCAGAGGTTGGAGATAGCCAGGAGACAGCAACTGAAAGTCCATGTGTGAttcttcccctgtgctgctgtccctggggctgTGTGCTAGGGTTCCTTTCACACTCACCTGCCTGAGAAACCTCTATAATGCTTGTGGCATGCTGTGAGATCCCCCGAAGAAGATGCTGAGGATGTTATCACTAACTGAGGCTCACTCCACAGGGAGATGCCTATCCAGAGCTGACAAAGAACGCAGACCAGGTGAGCAGTGTGGAATCCCCTGGAGAGAAACCCTGTCTCTCATTATCTTTGTGAGGCACTGCTCTCAGGGGCAGAAGTCAGCCCTTCCTTGGGACTTCGCTGGAGGAGTTTGCATAGCCTCCTCCATCACCATGTTCTCATGGGTGGGCTGAGATGGGCTGGGAACATGTTTGTATCCTGGGCACGAGAAGTACCTGTGGCagatttccttgtgggagctctACTAGATCCTTACCAGGGACTGCTTGTCCTTGTATAAGGCGGCAGTTGCCCTAAAAAAGCTAGGGTAGCTCTTTTGTTGAGTGCAAGTACAGCCTGTCCTAGCCTGGGTACCCTTTGTCCAAAGCCGATCGGTGATTTAAGGCTAGTCCTGGCTTGCTTCTGCTGACAGCAACTGTGATGAGCAATTTCTCTGGCTGTTCCAGCCATGCAGTTTTAATTGGGTCACAGACATGAATGTCTCACAGGGAGCATTTGTCAGCCTCCGGCCTTCCCCAGGTGGATGGTCAATATTTCCTTGACAGGGGTGGTGATAGGAAGCACAATGACTTTGGCACTGTTTAGTAACATATTGGGGTGATTTTGTGATGGATACTTACAGAACAAAAAGGCTGGTTCAAGCAGACACAGTACCCCTGTTAAACACCTGCTTGATTTGCTTTGAGCTGACTGTAGCAGAGCTGAGCCGAGCTGGGGAACTACCTGAGGTGTTATGGCTATCCCTTCTTCTGATCCTTGGGCAGATCATGGATGTCATCAATGAGAACGAGGCAGCATTTCAGTCCTCCCTCGAGCGTGGGAGGCGTATCATTGAGCGGACAGTGCAGCAGATGGAGCCCTCCACATATTTCCCGGGTGAGCGTCCCTCCTCTGACAAGCTGCACTAAAAGAGGGTTTGATCCAGGTCCTCACAAGCATTGCAGTCAAAACTGGTGGATGTCTGCCTCCCCCATGTGTTTTCAGTGACCTTCTAGCCCCAGGTAGAGGAGCAGATGTTGCTCCTTTCTCCAGATTGCAATTGTTCTCACGACAAACTAGGCACCAGACAAGTTAGAAACAATCCCTTGCTGCTTTATTGACTGATTAACTAGGTCCTTACAAGACACAGTTGAAAGAAGGAGCTCAGGACCCAACCAGCGCAGCTGCCTGTCTAGATGTGCTGCGCTGAGTTTTagcagggatggggctgtggAGCATCATTAATACTCAGTCCCATACAAGAACAACTGCAtggcttcttttcccttccccattACCAGTGCAGTTGCACACAACACAGGTGAATCTGGTTACCAAGGCACACACTAGATTGGTCCCATCCAAGCAATCTTGAgatgcctttgctttctgtgttcaCACAGAGTTCATGTCCTTCTTTTTGTCCTACAGCTGAAGTAGCCTGGTCTCTTTATGGGAATTTGGGATTCCCTCTGGATCTGATTGACTTGATCCTTGAAGAAAAGGGAATCAGTTTGGATTCAGCTGCTTTTAATGAACTTGCTCTAGAAGATGCAAAGGTAAGAGAGAGACGTGCCTTGTCAGAATAATTCAGAGCCTTCCCTTTCTCCTGAGAGCATGGAGGCAGAATTCCTTTCACTGCTGAGGCTCTTCAGATGCACCACAAGGCCATGTGTCTTCCCTAAAGGGGAATTGGGTCTGAAACAGCACTGTGGTCACAATGCCTTTGCTCATGGGTGTGGCACTGAAAAGTATTGGCTAGTGATTCTCTTCAGATCAGTAGAAGTGTTTTATGATGCTGACTGTTGCTGGCGTGAAGGTTATCATAGAATTATATAGGTTAGGACTGTCCTCTGTCAGTCAGATAGTCCAACTCCTTGCACAAATCAGAGCCAGCTTAGACAGCCCAAACAGCATGTGATTTATGAAGAGTTTACAAAATCTCCTTGGTCTCTGTAGTGCTGGAAGACTTGCACTGCCCTCCTGTGCAGTAATCGGTTCAGGGCCTTGTTCTTCTGAGCTTTAATGGCCTGGAAGTTTCACAGCTACACAGCAAGCTGTGCTGGGAGGGTTGTGTTAGCTGTTGCTTATAGCCTGCCTCAAGGCTAGCACAGGGTGGTATTGAGTGCTTGTGGGGTTTGAAGGAATGGGGTTGGTTTAGCAGTAACTTCCATCAACCTGGATCTAAACAAGCCTTTTCCAGGAAGGTGGAAGTTGTTCTAGCCTTATAGCTCCAGTTGTCAGTTTGAGTGCCCCCAGGTATCTCCCACCTAACTGTGCCTTTGCTCGTGCTGTAGCAGAAGGCTGGTGGCCCACCGGCAGGACAGCTGGAGGACACAAACACACGCCTTGATATGCACTCACTGGCTCAGCTGCGAAGCAGCAATGTGCCTGCTACTGATGACTCTCCAAAGTACGCCTACACACTTGGGCAGCATGGGCAGTATGGTAAGTGGCCAGGTCCCGTCTGTAAGGCATGCTCTGCCTGAGGGTGCTTGAATCCCTCACAAGACTGCTTTTACTGCCTAACCTCGTGCATGCAGAACATGTACTTTGTGGTTCAAACCTGTCCACCTTGCTGCTGCATCTTTTCTCTGCCCCTGTACCTCATCCCAAAGTAGGTGCTTTTCTTACTGCTGTTGCTGTGTCCCCCGGAAGGCTCTGGGCTGGTATTACTGTGCAGTGGTGAAGCAGGGATTGTTGATTTCTGATAGAGTTGAGTCTGTCCCCAACAATTAGGCTCCTGGGCATGAGTGCTAGGGAGAATGCAGAATAATTATGCAAAGGACTAAGGTAGGTGTCTAATGCTGTGCACTTGCTATTTGTTTGGCAGACCACTAGATGCCAGTGCAGGCTTTTTTATCATTTAGGGTAACTGAGGTTGCTGATGCTCTAGGGAAAGCATTAAGCTAAACCACAGAGAGTAAGAGGTGGTGTGGCTGTCACAAACAATTAGAGATAGCTGTGTACAGCCAGCTCCCTCTTACCCAGTATGCTGGTGGCAACCCACACTAAGCAGAAAGTGAGGCAATTCAAGCTATGTATATTATGGCAGGAGCACAATGGAGGAGAAAAGCTCAGCAGTGACATTGGCTGAAATCTCCAAGCTAAAACTGTTCTACCTCCTCAGTCTCTGAATCATGGAATAGTTCGGGTTGGAGGGGATCTCTGGATGTCCAATCTCTTGATCAAAGGAACATCAGCTTCACAGTCAGATCAGGTCGCTCAGAGCCTTGTCCATTTAAGTTTTTGGTATCTTTAAGGACAGAGATCCCACATCCTCTCTGTTTCCTGTTCTTTATCACACTTAGtgtgaaaagttttttttttcctatatgtaCAACCAGAATTTCCTGCACTCTAGATGTAGTCTCACAAATGCTAAATAGAGATGAATAACCACTTTCTTTGACCTGCTGGCTATGTTTGTGTTCATACATCCCAGCAGGCAGGCAGTCTTCCTTGCTGCACGGGCACCCTGCTGACTTGTGTTCAGCTTGCTCCTGAGGACCCCAAGGTTTCTGTCAGTCCATTTCTGAAGCCTGCTGAGATGCCTCTGAAAAGCAGCCCTGCTCTTCAATGTGTCAACCAGTCCCCACCAATTCATTGCCATACACAAGCAGGATACGGGTACATCCCATCTTGTCATGGATAATCATTAATGAATATGTTAAATGGTGTTGGCCCTAATAGCAGCCACAAAATAGCTCTACTAGTAACTGAATATCAGTTGAACATTGAACTGTTGAGCAATTCTCTGTGCGGCCAGCTGCGCAGCCAGTTATACATCCACCTTATGGTCTACCTCTCCAGTCCATATTGCCCAAATTTGGCTTCAAGGAGCCTACAGGAGAGCATGTTAGAAGCTTGCTGCATCGAGGAAGGTGACGTCCCTGTCATTCCTTGTCCACCAAGTCTGCCATCTCTTCAGAGAAGGCAGGCAGGTTTGCCAAGCTTGCAGGGTAGCAAGCTGCAGGTGTGTCTGTGCCACATCTTGTTCTATCAGGCTCATTTAGAGCCAGATTGGGCATCCCTGCCTGCTTACCTGCTACTCAGCAGGTCTGTCGCTAAGTGAGTGAGGGGTGACTTAGTTCCAAATAACAGATCCTTTGTCCTTTCTGCCAATAGCTGTTGCTTTCCTCTCAAGGTAAAGTGCCAGCTTTCGGTAAGACTGGGTGTTGGCAGGGTTGGCATGAAGGAGTGACCCTCTCCTTTCCTGTTGCAACCTGTCAGGGTGTATGCACTAAATGCTGCCATCTTCTTCCACCTAACAGAGTTCAGCCCATGCCAGGCCACTGTCCTGATGCTGTACAGAGATCAGTCTCTCCAGAAGGAGGTTGGGGCAGGGCAACGCTGTGGTGTCATCTTGGACAGGACTAACTTCTATGCAGAGCAGGGCGGGCAAGCTTCTGACCAAGGCTACATGATACATTTAGGACAGCAGGTAAGACCCTTTGCTGCCTGAACCCAAGACTGCTATGGGTACTGAGGCCAGGCAGAATTCCCCAAGTGGTGGGCTGTTTTACTCTGTTCATTTGCAAACTGCTGACTCATGACAGTTCCCTTGGCTTTGCATCAGGGTTGGAGGggtgagggagaagcagcagtaaCTTCACAGAGGTGTACTTGCTGCTCTGTTTGTCTCTTTCAGCCCTTTGCAATTTCATCTTGGTGGGGAAGAATGTAAAGTCTTTTTGGGTCTCCCTTCTGTGTGCTGCACTCTCGCCAGCTGGGGTTGTAATGCAGAGAGAAGGCAATCAATGATCAGAGAGTCCATGAGCTGAGTAACTTGTCTCTGGCCAGTCCTGGATGACTGCAAGCAGTGCCCAACCTAAGACCCAGTGCAAAAACTCTTATCCCTCCCAAAAGCATCATGGAGGACCTCTACTTCTGCAGCATGTTTCTTCAACCTTGCCCGAGGGAGAGCTTTGACACTCTCCTAGGAAGTTACATGGGGTGcagctttttctccttcccacatTCCAGCTCTTGAGAGTCACCCCTGGGCATTGATGCTGCCTTTTTAGCCTTGCAGAATGTGATAGTGCCTTGTTCAGCACTTCTCCCCAAGCTGAAGCGAGGATCAAGTTTCTGTTGCCAGCCCGGTGAGGGAGAAATGGCACCTTGGATGCCTGAGACGGATGCCTGAGACAGATGCCTTGGCAGCTGCTGTCCATTTTCTCATGGACAAGCATCCTTATTAGGAAAATTCATCAGCATGGGGAGTGTTACTGCCCCTCCACTGCAAGCTGACAGCCTCAATATGTTGTGCAACAAGTGGCTGGGTGCAGGGAAGGTCTGAGGCATGCTGGTTACATTTGCAGTAAgcttctccctgcttttcccACTCTGTCCCTGTCTTTTAGCAATCAGTGGGGTTGTGTTTCCCAGTTGGATCAAGCAGGCACCTAGCACAGGTATTTGGATTTTCACTGTGTCCTAACTcatctttctgtctctctgctcaGGACATACTCTTCCCTGTAGAGTCTGTTCGTCTCTGTGGTGGTTATGTGATCCATGAGGTCACTGCTGTAGAAACCCTCCGTGCTGGTGACCAAGTGCAGCTCTTTGTGGATGAGGTGATAACTCACTGCTCTTAACCTTTTCCCAGCCTTGCTTTGAGAGTCTTGTGATGTCCTGAGTAACCTGGGCACAGTAGAGCCTTGTCCCTTGTATTCCTGAGACTGCTCTTCATTGTGATGTGCAGTGGGAAGGAGACCTCACAAGTGAATCTTCTATGAGCCATTGGTCTGTCCAGAAGTATCCAGCCTAACCTTTGCTGTTTTACAGATGTCATCCCATGGGGAAAAGAAGTTAGATCTGCCCTGTGACATAAATTAATGACAGCTGTACTACCCAGTGTTTTTCCCCCCATCTTCTCCCATCCTCTCACATGCAACCTTTCCCTTATCTCTTTATgccatcccctgctcccctgaGCTGTGGAGAACCAGCACTTCCTGCCAACTTGTCTATGCTTTCAGGCCCAGCGGCTGGCCTGCATGACGAACCACACCGCTACCCACCTGCTGAACTTTGCGCTCCGCCACGTCCTGGGTGACAACACAGAGCAACAAGGGTCCCATGTGACAGCAGAGTGGCTGCGCTTTGACTTCAATACCACAGTTAGTCtggactttgttttcttttctgagcagTACCAATGTCCCAGTACTGGCCTTCTCTCCAGGGATTCTTCTCCTCTCACCATAATGACTCCTTTAGAGATAGGTTATGTTTTATTTGAGCAATGAAACTTGGCCCTCTGGACATGACTGGCTCCGTTTTGCATTGACCTGACTCTAAGCAGGGCTTGCTGAGGGTATGAATGGGGGTCAGAAGGGAAAGGACTTAGCAAGGCCAGTGGTCATGGGACTGACCTGAGTAGTGCAAAGGGGTCTTTGAGAGATTCACCAGCTTGGCTGTGGCACATATCTGATGTCTGTGCTGGTCATCCAGGTGAGAGCGGTTGGGAACTGAAAGCTGTTGGGTCAGGCTGAGCACTGGCCCTGGTAACCTGTCACTCATTGCAGCATCTCTCTTGAAGAGTTTGGTTGATGCTCTTGGATCAAAAATCCTTATGCCTcatgggaggaggaggtgggagggtCATGATGCTTACAATTCCCTTTTACAACTAGGGAAGATGAGACACGGGGAGAGTGGTGTGCCCAAGCTGAGTTGCCTGGGGCCCCTGCACCAGTTCTCCTTCCTTTGTTCTGTACCTCTCAGGAGGCTTCTCCTGAAGGTGGCTGATTGACTTCCTCAGGGCCCTGTGACTGTGGAACAGCTGCAGCAAGTGGAGCAAGTGGTCCAGGATGTGATCAAACGAAATGAGGTTGTTCATACGGCTGAGGTGCCCCTCATGCTGGCAAGAAGAGTTCAGGGACTCCGTGCAGTGGATGAGGTATGACAGGATGGCAGCACACATCTTCATAagccttctccttcagcaggaaTCATCTGGACCACAGGAGATGTTGACAGAACAGGTTTCTGCAAGGGAATTGACTCCCAAAACTCAGGAAGGAAAATAGAACACAGATGAGATCTCAGGACACCGTGTTGTAAAACATGGAGGCTGGGATGTTTAGGGTTTCTGCTCATTTCTTTGCACCAAAAGCTTGTAGTGTCACCCATTTGTTTCTTTCTCCCCATGGTGGCTGTCTGTGGGGGAGAAGCAGTGCTGCCCCTGACACAGGCTACTCTAGAATAGGGGAAAAATGAGGCAGACACCTGAAGCCAGTTAGTCTGTAAGTGCCCCTGAAGCACCATGTTGTTAGCTGCTGATCCCTGTCTCCTCTGTCAGGGGTATCCAGATCCAGTGAGGATAGTGTCCCTGGGGGTCCCTGTGGAGAGTGTGCTGACCTGCAACTCTGAGGCTGCAATGCAGACTTCTGTGGAGCTCTGCTGTGGGACGTAAGTGACTTTTACTTGCAGTCAGAAGGTGTGTTTGTGGGCACTGGTGGCTGAGGTAGAGACATTCTTGCAAACTCTACTCCCTGTCCCTGTGCAACTAAGTTTCCTCACCAAAAAGATCTTCTGAGGACAGGATGGGCTAGTTAGGAAGCTTTGGAAGTCCCAGGGTGAGAAAACTTTACTGAAATGCAAAGCGGTTTTCCTTGCTTCATAGTCTGAAATCAACGTGGAAGCTGCACAGCACCAGCAGAGTGTGGGAAAGGGATGTGTGGCCTATCACACCAGAGTTACGGTGCTTTGGCTTTGAGGTtgcaggagggctggggaccCAGCAGGAGACTCTGAGACTGTTGTGAGATTTTGAGGCTGCTCTGATTATTTTAATTAGttatcttttccctcttctgctttgAGCAGTAATGAGAGCAGAAGAAGAGTTAATCAATCTTAGGACAAtgctgacacaaaaaaaaaaacccaggaacaAATTGGCCTTTGAGCAGATACAGCTGAAAATGAGCAATTTCTAGTCATGAGATCATTCTTGTGGGTGTAGTGGGACAAGATGGGAGTGGAGATGATCAATTCTTGTGAAGCTGTCTGAAATGACTACTTGTGGTAACAGAAGCTGAGACACTGTAGTTTTCATATCCAGTGTTGAATAGCCAAGAAGGAAAGGGGAGGTTCAGTGCCCTGTCACTGCACAACTACCCTGTGACTGGAGTCTACTGGCCAGTCTGTGAGCTGGTCTGACAAGAGAGTGGTGGAGTTGGAGGAAAAAGTTACTTTCTACAAGGTTCAGTAGCAGCTGAGTAGAAGAGAAAAATCCCAATTCATTGTACTGctgaaggaaaggagaggaaagcaaagcagaacttAGCTGTTATGCACCATTTGACAGCAGCCTGCTGGGCAGGTAGCACAGAGGTTCCTCTGGAGTAGCTTCAACTCTGCTGTCTTTTGCCTGACAGGGTGCCATCAGGATTTTAGGGATGGGAAAGGATTGAAGCTATTGGGACTGGGGAGAGACTGCTGGACTTGAGACTTG
This window encodes:
- the AARS2 gene encoding alanine--tRNA ligase, mitochondrial isoform X5 encodes the protein MAAAGQLRRRLLLLAVPWRWRCSPRRGAAGCPPAGQVRAAFLRFFEERHGHRRLPSAPVRPRGDPRLLFVNAGMNQFKPIFLGTAHPRSELAQHRRVVNSQKCVRAGGKHNDLEDVGRDTYHHTFFEMLGNWSFGDYFKEEACSMAWELLTEVYEIPKDRLYVTYFAGDSSLGLSADEECRDVWLCLGVPASHVLPFPLKDNFWEMGDTGPCGPCTEIHYDHVGGGRNAAALVNQGSPDVVEIWNLVFMQYSREVEGNLLPLPQHHVDTGMGLERLVTVLQNKHSNYDTDLFTPILDAIHKGCGGPRYQGLVGDADVGHVNMAYRVVADHVRALCVCITDGIYPGFSGAELVLRRILRRAVRFCSEVLHAPPGLLASLVPTVVEVLGDAYPELTKNADQIMDVINENEAAFQSSLERGRRIIERTVQQMEPSTYFPAEVAWSLYGNLGFPLDLIDLILEEKGISLDSAAFNELALEDAKQKAGGPPAGQLEDTNTRLDMHSLAQLRSSNVPATDDSPKYAYTLGQHGQYEFSPCQATVLMLYRDQSLQKEVGAGQRCGVILDRTNFYAEQGGQASDQGYMIHLGQQDILFPVESVRLCGGYVIHEVTAVETLRAGDQVQLFVDEAQRLACMTNHTATHLLNFALRHVLGDNTEQQGSHVTAEWLRFDFNTTGPVTVEQLQQVEQVVQDVIKRNEVVHTAEVPLMLARRVQGLRAVDEGYPDPVRIVSLGVPVESVLTCNSEAAMQTSVELCCGTHLLQTGAMEDLAIISERQLVKGISRVIAVTGSQAKQAREAGQCLAMEVDSVSLRMKERSASIPEMQNLSKEVGQLTKAEEKAQSMLAKHCNQPVIIDTVPADSLSILMKVVNQLCDKSPGTSVLLLSPQASGEVLCACQVSKNCLPVFSAADWAVAVCTQMEGKAGGSPVVAKGSGNAKGMQQALTTALEFAQSKLLK
- the AARS2 gene encoding alanine--tRNA ligase, mitochondrial isoform X6, producing MAAAGQLRRRLLLLAVPWRWRCSPRRGAAGCPPAGQVRAAFLRFFEERHGHRRLPSAPVRPRGDPRLLFVNAGMNQFKPIFLGTAHPRSELAQHRRVVNSQKCVRAGGKHNDLEDVGRDTYHHTFFEMLGNWSFGDYFKEEACSMAWELLTEVYEIPKDRLYVTYFAGDSSLGLSADEECRDVWLCLGVPASHVLPFPLKDNFWEMGDTGPCGPCTEIHYDHVGGGRNAAALVNQGSPDVVEIWNLVFMQYSREVEGNLLPLPQHHVDTGMGLERLVTVLQNKHSNYDTDLFTPILDAIHKGCGGPRYQGLVGDADVGHVNMAYRVVADHVRALCVCITDGIYPGFSGAELVLRRILRRAVRFCSEVLHAPPGLLASLVPTVVEVLGDAYPELTKNADQIMDVINENEAAFQSSLERGRRIIERTVQQMEPSTYFPAEVAWSLYGNLGFPLDLIDLILEEKGISLDSAAFNELALEDAKQKAGGPPAGQLEDTNTRLDMHSLAQLRSSNVPATDDSPKYAYTLGQHGQYEFSPCQATVLMLYRDQSLQKEVGAGQRCGVILDRTNFYAEQGGQASDQGYMIHLGQQAQRLACMTNHTATHLLNFALRHVLGDNTEQQGSHVTAEWLRFDFNTTGPVTVEQLQQVEQVVQDVIKRNEVVHTAEVPLMLARRVQGLRAVDEGYPDPVRIVSLGVPVESVLTCNSEAAMQTSVELCCGTHLLQTGAMEDLAIISERQLVKGISRVIAVTGSQAKQAREAGQCLAMEVDSVSLRMKERSASIPEMQNLSKEVGQLTKMVASTPVPQWQRKELQTILKVLQRTANTAIKKLEMQQAEEKAQSMLAKHCNQPVIIDTVPADSLSILMKVVNQLCDKSPGTSVLLLSPQASGEVLCACQVSKNCLPVFSAADWAVAVCTQMEGKAGGSPVVAKGSGNAKGMQQALTTALEFAQSKLLK